A single genomic interval of Suncus etruscus isolate mSunEtr1 chromosome 10, mSunEtr1.pri.cur, whole genome shotgun sequence harbors:
- the LOC126020193 gene encoding DNA topoisomerase 2-alpha-like, protein MKSGQECSTAQETVRGAGIRVPAEFNVFPFLGVSTHIPKLAGAGTAAMQESRGRSGTAAALGGVSGTWLDFLRQARPVYPLFFAEGLKPGQRKVLFTCFKRNDKREVKVAQLAGSVAEMSSYHHGEMSLMMTIINLAQNFVGSNNLNLLQPIGQFGTRLHGGKDSASPRYIFTMLSPLTRLLFPPKDDHTLRFLYDDNQRVEPEWYIPIIPMVLINGAEGIGTGWSCKIPNFDIREVVNNIRRLMDGEEPLPMLPSYKNFKGTIEELAPNQYVISGEVAILNSTTIEISELPIRTWTQTYKEQVLEPMLNGTEKTPPLITDYREYHTDTTVKFVVKMTEEKLAEAERAGLHKVFKLQTSLTCNSMVLFDHVGCLKKYDTVLDILRDFFELRLKYYGLRKEWLLGMLGAESAKLNNQARFILEKIDGKIIIENKPKKELIKVLIQRGYDSDPVKAWKEAQQKVPDEEENEESDENESEKSDSVTDSGPTFNYLLDMPLWYLTKEKKDELCKLRKEKEEELDILKGKSPSDLWREDLAVFIEELEIVEAKELKDEQVGLVVKGGKAKGKKTQLTEILPSPSGKRVIPVVTVEMKAEAEKKVKRKIKNENTEGSPQEDGMELKKRIEKKLKKDSGPKTKKQTTLPFKPIKKGKKRNPWSDSESDKSSDESNVDVPPREIELRRATTKTKFTVDLDSDEDFSEFEENDQDEEFVPSDYDLPTTKTSQKQTNKEQKPSKSAESDLDADDAMKNAPLSPSSPAADLTAETETTEPVSKKNVTVKKTAAKSQSSTSTVGTKKRGAPKATKKESGLNSEASKKPAPTKTKICRKRKPSSDEDSDSNFEKMISKATNKKSKGENDDFEMDLDTTVAPRIKSGRAKKPIKYLEESDDDDLF, encoded by the exons atgaaatcaggccaagaatgcagcactgCACAGGAGACAGTgagaggtgctggcatcagagttccagcagagttcaacgTCTTCCCCTTTCTGGGAGTATCAACTCACATCCCAAAATTAGCAGGTGCAGGGACGGCTGCCATGCAGGAAAGCAGAGGAAGGTCTGGCACTGCTGCTGCCCTGGGAGGCGTCAGTGGCACCTGGCTCGACTTCCTGAGGCAGGCCAGGCCAG TttacccattgttctttgcagaaGGTCTAAAACCAGGTCAAAGAAaggttttatttacttgtttcaaAAGGAATGACAAACGAGAGGTGAAAGTTGCCCAATTAGCTGGGTCAGTGGCTGAGATGTCCTCTTATCATCATGGTGAGATGTCACTGATGATGACTATTATCAACTTGGCCCAAAATTTTGTGGGTAGCAATAACCTGAACCTCTTGCAACCCATTGGTCAGTTTGGTACCAGGCTACATGGTGGCAAGGATTCTGCTAGTCCTCGATACATCTTCACGATGCTCAGCCCTTTGACTAGGTTGTTATTTCCACCAAAAGATGATCATACCTTAAGGTTTTTATATGATGACAACCAGCGTGTTGAGCCTGAATGGTACATTCCTATTATCCCCATGGTACTGATAAATGGTGCTGAAGGAATTGGTACAGGGTGGTCCTGCAAAATACCTAATTTTGACATTCGTGAAGTTGTAAATAACATCAGGCGTTTGATGGATGGAGAAGAACCTTTACCAATGCTTCCAAGTTACAAGAACTTCAAGGGTACAATTGAAGAGCTGGCTCCAAATCAATATGTGATTAGTGGTGAAGTGGCAATTCTTAATTCAACAACCATTGAAATCTCAGAACTTCCCATCAGAACATGGACCCAGACTTATAAGGAACAAGTTCTTGAGCCCATGTTGAATGGCACTGAGAAGACACCCCCTCTTATAACAGACTATAGAGAATACCATACAGATACAACCGTGAAGTTTGTTGTGAAGATGACTGAAGAGAAACTGGCAGAAGCAGAGAGAGCTGGACTCCACAAAGTCTTTAAACTCCAAACTAGTCTCACATGCAACTCTATGGTACTTTTTGATCATGTAGGCTGTTTAAAGAAATATGACACAGTCTTAGATATCCTAAGAGACTTCTTTGAACTCAGGCTTAAATATTATGGACTGAGAAAAGAATGGCTTCTAGGAATGCTTGGCGCTGAATCTGCTAAACTGAATAATCAGGCTCGCTTCATCTTAGAGAAAATAGATGGCAAAATAATCATTGAAAATAAACCTAAGAAAGAATTAATTAAGGTTTTGATCCAGAGGGGTTATGACTCAGATCCAGTGAAGGCTTGGAAAGAAGCCCAGCAAAAGGTTCcagatgaagaagaaaatgaagagagtgATGAAAATGAATCTGAAAAAAGTGACTCTGTAACAGATTCTGGACCAACTTTCAATTACCTTCTTGATATGCCTCTTTGGTATCTAACTAAGGAAAAGAAGGATGAACTATGcaaattaagaaaggaaaaagaggaagaattaGATATATTAAAGGGGAAGAGTCCATCAGATTTATGGAGAGAAGACTTGGCTGTTTTTATTGAAGAACTGGAGATTGTTGAAGCCAAGGAACTAAAAGATGAACAAGTAGGACTAGTTGTGAAAGGGGGGaaagcaaaagggaaaaaaacccaaCTGACTGAAATCCTGCCTTCACCAAGTGGAAAAAGAGTCATCCCAGTAGTGACTGTGGAAATGAAAGCAGAggcagaaaaaaaagttaaaaggaaaattaagaaTGAAAACACTGAAGGAAGCCCTCAGGAGGATGGTATGgaactaaaaaaaagaatagaaaagaaactgaaaaaagattcaggtcccaaaacaaagaaacaaactacaCTGCCTTTTAAACCAatcaaaaaagggaagaaaagaaaccccTGGTCTGATTCAGAATCAGATAAGAGCAGTGATGAAAGTAATGTTGATGTCCCTCCACGTGAAATAGAGCTACGgagagcaacaacaaaaactaaattcACAGTAGATTTGGACTCAGATGAAGATTTCTCTGAATTTGAAGAAAACGATCAAGATGAAGAGTTTGTTCCATCAGATTATGATTTGCCTACAACCAAAacttcccaaaaacaaactaacaaagaaCAGAAACCATCAAAAAGTGCCGAATCAGACCTTGATGCTGATGACGCCATGAAAAATGCACCACTTTCTCCAAGTTCCCCTGCTGCTGATTTAACAGCTGAAACTGAAACAACAGAGCCTGTTTCTAAAAAGAATGTGACTGTGAAGAAAACAGCAGCAAAAAGTCAATCTTCCACCTCCACTGTAGGCACCAAAAAAAGGGGTGCACCAAAAGCAACCAAAAAGGAGTCAGGCTTGAATTCTGAAGCCTCTAAAAAGCCTGCTCCTACCAAAACGAAGATTTGTCGCAAAAGGAAACCTTCTTCTGATGAGGATTCTGACTCTAATTTTGAGAAAATGATTTCTAAGGCCACAAATAAGAAATCTAAGGGAGAGAACGACGACTTTGAAATGGATTTAGACACCACAGTAGCCCCGAGGATAAAATCTGGACGGGCAAAGAAACCTATAAAGTACCTTGAAGAATCAGATGATGACGATCTGTTTTAA